From a single Alphaproteobacteria bacterium genomic region:
- a CDS encoding integration host factor subunit alpha yields the protein MQTQNVSSSSLETLTRARLAEIIHERIGESVGYTKSLSTQFVDAFFDEICNALIRNEAVKISSFGTFLVRHKNPRVGRNPKTGEEAVISERQVVSFRASQNFKVRVNDV from the coding sequence ATGCAGACTCAGAACGTATCCTCGTCATCTCTTGAAACGCTAACGCGTGCACGTTTGGCAGAGATTATTCACGAGAGGATTGGAGAGTCAGTGGGCTATACAAAGTCGCTTTCCACACAGTTTGTGGACGCCTTCTTTGATGAAATATGTAATGCCTTGATTCGCAATGAGGCTGTTAAGATTTCTTCTTTTGGGACATTTCTTGTGCGCCATAAAAACCCACGTGTGGGACGAAATCCTAAGACTGGAGAAGAGGCCGTTATCTCCGAGAGACAAGTGGTTTCTTTCCGTGCCTCTCAAAACTTTAAAGTTCGGGTTAACGACGTTTAA